The following coding sequences are from one uncultured Desulfobacter sp. window:
- a CDS encoding ChaN family lipoprotein: MQRLIYFSLGCILCFLCGCATTSKVIMRDDPLIGSVVKADTGEPVRFDELMETLIRSDVVYLSEKHDNPMHHAIQHRVIQALIDRGRAPILGFEFFSYQDTPLLLNLVDAEKKAHSPKMEKAVEQRVRKKLGWDSQPDAMWGYYWHLIRLGVENDLPVAGLDLSATQKRRITRKGLDGLSSLELQQLFSTKLSNRAYESYMKSIFVSVHCGMDHGRMTERLYDTWVARNDRMALSVVELFKAVQTKDRDTKGRQTGPVVIIIGGGHTEYGLGVLDRVHHLKPNITQTNLAIAEIEREPVGLAEYLTPLSLEGFEPVPPADFLWFTQRVSYEDPCEKFKTALEKMKRDKN, encoded by the coding sequence ATGCAACGCCTGATTTATTTTTCATTGGGGTGCATACTTTGCTTTTTATGCGGCTGCGCCACAACATCCAAGGTTATCATGCGTGATGATCCGCTAATTGGAAGCGTCGTCAAAGCCGACACAGGGGAACCCGTCCGCTTTGACGAACTGATGGAGACGCTCATCCGCAGCGACGTCGTTTATCTGTCGGAAAAGCACGACAACCCCATGCACCATGCCATCCAGCACCGGGTTATCCAGGCCCTCATTGACCGGGGGCGTGCACCGATTCTTGGCTTTGAATTTTTTTCATACCAGGACACCCCTTTGCTCCTCAACCTGGTGGATGCCGAAAAAAAAGCGCATTCACCCAAGATGGAAAAAGCCGTTGAGCAACGCGTCAGAAAAAAATTGGGCTGGGACAGCCAACCGGACGCCATGTGGGGCTATTACTGGCATCTGATAAGGCTTGGGGTGGAAAACGACTTGCCTGTTGCCGGCCTTGATCTGTCCGCTACCCAAAAGCGCCGGATTACCCGCAAAGGGCTCGACGGTCTGTCCTCCCTTGAATTGCAGCAGCTGTTTTCCACAAAGCTTTCAAATAGAGCCTATGAATCGTACATGAAATCGATTTTTGTATCGGTTCATTGCGGCATGGATCATGGCCGGATGACCGAACGTTTGTATGATACATGGGTTGCACGCAACGACCGCATGGCCCTGTCCGTGGTTGAACTGTTCAAGGCCGTACAGACAAAAGACCGCGACACGAAAGGACGACAGACCGGGCCTGTTGTGATCATCATTGGGGGCGGACATACGGAATATGGTTTAGGTGTCCTGGATCGGGTACATCACCTGAAACCCAATATTACCCAAACCAACCTTGCCATCGCAGAAATTGAAAGGGAACCTGTGGGCCTGGCAGAGTATTTAACGCCTTTGTCCCTTGAAGGATTTGAGCCGGTTCCCCCTGCGGACTTCCTTTGGTTCACCCAGCGGGTCTCCTATGAAGACCCGTGTGAAAAATTTAAAACCGCGCTGGAAAAAATGAAAAGAGATAAAAACTGA
- a CDS encoding TIGR00266 family protein — protein MQCHEVDYEIFGDDMQVVEVELDPGETVIAEAGAMNWMEQGISFEAKMGDGSEADKGLMGKLFSAGKRALTGESLFITHFTNQAPDKRRVAFSAPYPGKIIPVDMAAVGGQLICQKDAFLCSALGTKISITFNQKLGAGFFGGEGFILQRLEGDGMAFVHAGGTIVKKELNGEKLMVDTGCIVAFSQGIQYDIQRAGGLKSMFFGGEGLFLATLEGYGSVYLQSLPFSRLADRIISHAPSAGGSEKGEGSVLGGLGRLLDGD, from the coding sequence ATGCAATGCCATGAAGTGGATTATGAAATTTTTGGGGATGACATGCAGGTCGTTGAGGTGGAGCTGGATCCAGGCGAAACCGTCATCGCCGAGGCAGGGGCCATGAACTGGATGGAACAGGGGATCTCATTTGAAGCAAAAATGGGGGACGGTTCCGAAGCAGACAAAGGGCTCATGGGCAAACTATTCAGCGCGGGCAAGCGGGCGCTCACCGGCGAAAGCCTCTTTATCACCCACTTTACCAACCAGGCACCCGACAAAAGAAGAGTGGCCTTTTCCGCGCCCTACCCCGGAAAAATTATCCCCGTTGACATGGCTGCCGTCGGTGGCCAACTCATCTGCCAGAAAGATGCATTCTTGTGCTCAGCCCTCGGCACAAAAATATCCATTACCTTTAACCAGAAACTTGGGGCCGGTTTTTTCGGTGGCGAAGGGTTTATTCTCCAGCGGCTGGAAGGTGACGGCATGGCGTTTGTTCACGCCGGGGGCACCATCGTTAAAAAAGAGCTGAACGGCGAAAAGCTGATGGTGGATACTGGCTGTATTGTGGCATTTTCCCAGGGCATTCAATATGACATTCAACGGGCCGGCGGCCTTAAATCCATGTTCTTCGGGGGTGAAGGATTGTTTCTGGCCACACTGGAAGGCTATGGCAGCGTTTATCTGCAAAGCCTGCCTTTCTCCCGCCTGGCAGACCGCATCATCAGCCATGCGCCGAGTGCCGGGGGATCTGAAAAAGGGGAAGGGTCTGTGTTAGGTGGACTTGGACGCCTGCTGGATGGGGATTAA
- the argS gene encoding arginine--tRNA ligase: MKTKIRTMVLDAVHAAFEKGLLPSDQTPEFEVETPKHEGQGDFSTNFAMVSAKLQKMAPAKIAKSLVEAMSDSADTSLGPILEKIEVAGPGFINFFLTPGAWHPVVDQVLSRDADYGRSDMGKGARVQVEFVSANPTGPLHVGHGRGAAVGDAMGNILSFAGFNVQKEYYINDSGRQIRTLGTSVWLRLQQMQGTAVDFPGDCYQGDYIKDLARDVLDAQGNDLAGADEKQGIEICARFAAGKILAGIRSDLDDFGVRFDNWFSEQSLYDSGRVQTAIENFKEKDLIYQKDGALWFRTEKFGDEKDRVVVRNNGLTTYFASDIAYHDEKYERGFERVIDVWGADHHGYIKRIDAAVVATGRKSQQFDVILVQLVNLLRDGTPVQMSTRAGEFVTLKDIVDEVGKDAARFMFLSRSYESGLEFDLELAKRKSADNPVYYVQYVHARITGILNKAKDEGLIDRTDFDAGVNLEKLVTEEELKLIKQVAGFQEQVEKSAASLHPHVMFTYLMTLAAAFHSYYNHHKVIMDDKPLSLARLSLVLAVKKVIRNGLTLLGVSAPERM; the protein is encoded by the coding sequence ATGAAAACAAAAATCAGAACCATGGTCCTGGATGCGGTCCATGCTGCCTTTGAAAAGGGGCTGCTGCCTTCGGACCAGACACCGGAATTTGAGGTGGAAACCCCTAAACATGAAGGTCAGGGTGACTTTTCAACCAATTTTGCCATGGTGTCGGCAAAATTGCAGAAAATGGCCCCGGCAAAGATTGCAAAAAGTCTTGTTGAAGCCATGTCCGATAGTGCCGACACATCCCTGGGGCCGATACTTGAAAAAATTGAGGTGGCAGGGCCCGGGTTCATCAACTTTTTTCTCACTCCCGGGGCCTGGCACCCGGTGGTGGACCAGGTGCTGAGCCGGGATGCAGACTATGGCCGTTCGGATATGGGCAAAGGGGCGCGTGTCCAGGTTGAATTCGTTTCGGCCAACCCCACAGGCCCGCTTCATGTGGGGCACGGCCGGGGAGCTGCCGTGGGCGATGCCATGGGCAATATCCTCTCCTTTGCAGGCTTTAATGTGCAAAAGGAGTATTATATCAACGACTCCGGTCGCCAGATCCGAACCCTGGGCACATCGGTGTGGTTGCGCCTGCAGCAGATGCAGGGCACCGCGGTGGATTTTCCCGGGGATTGCTATCAAGGCGATTATATCAAAGATCTTGCCCGGGATGTGCTTGATGCCCAGGGAAATGACTTGGCCGGTGCCGATGAAAAACAGGGGATTGAGATCTGTGCACGATTTGCCGCCGGTAAAATTTTGGCCGGTATCCGGTCTGATTTAGATGATTTTGGTGTCCGGTTTGACAACTGGTTCAGCGAGCAGAGCCTCTATGATTCGGGCCGGGTTCAGACAGCCATCGAAAATTTCAAAGAAAAAGACCTGATTTACCAAAAAGACGGGGCGCTTTGGTTTCGCACGGAAAAATTTGGGGATGAAAAGGACAGGGTGGTCGTGCGCAACAATGGACTGACGACCTATTTTGCATCGGACATCGCCTACCACGATGAAAAATACGAGCGCGGGTTTGAACGTGTCATTGATGTCTGGGGGGCGGACCACCACGGCTATATCAAGCGTATTGATGCGGCAGTGGTGGCCACGGGACGAAAGAGCCAACAATTTGATGTGATTTTGGTTCAGCTGGTCAATCTGCTCCGGGACGGAACGCCCGTTCAAATGTCCACCCGGGCCGGAGAGTTTGTGACGCTTAAGGATATTGTGGACGAGGTGGGCAAAGATGCCGCCCGGTTTATGTTCCTGAGCCGCAGTTATGAATCGGGCCTCGAGTTTGATCTTGAACTGGCTAAAAGGAAGAGTGCCGACAATCCTGTCTATTATGTGCAGTATGTCCATGCCCGGATTACCGGCATTTTAAATAAGGCAAAGGATGAAGGCCTCATTGACCGGACGGATTTTGACGCCGGTGTTAATCTTGAAAAACTTGTGACCGAAGAAGAACTGAAGTTGATCAAGCAGGTGGCGGGTTTCCAGGAACAGGTGGAAAAAAGTGCGGCAAGCCTTCATCCCCATGTGATGTTTACCTATCTGATGACCTTGGCTGCAGCCTTTCATTCCTATTACAATCATCACAAGGTGATCATGGACGATAAACCGCTGTCCCTGGCCAGGCTCTCTTTGGTGCTTGCGGTGAAAAAAGTGATCCGCAACGGGTTGACGCTTTTAGGGGTGTCCGCCCCTGAAAGAATGTAG
- a CDS encoding SPOR domain-containing protein: protein MFGLGVFVGRSSSPVLFDTRPFQERLGQMISDFSAKFPEKGKKVDLKFYDVLDEPVYYPVKGKAGESGEITPAPETGRPALINLPRNHSQDEEIPVKRSRKLATWHKGGQGYNAEPAPAPSPPKKSAPVKTDKKADETQTVARISPKVVKSKSRTGEKTDTRPKETKPDTVKAPASAHDEYTIQIASYKNLNDALAQMVRLDKKGIVSYRASVKINGKTWYRVRTGAFSDYNAAKAGLAKLAGAGVGGMVVKKE from the coding sequence ATGTTTGGCCTTGGGGTGTTTGTGGGCAGAAGCTCAAGTCCGGTTTTGTTTGACACCCGACCTTTCCAGGAGCGCCTTGGGCAAATGATCAGTGATTTTTCGGCCAAATTTCCGGAAAAGGGAAAAAAAGTAGACCTCAAATTTTATGATGTCCTTGATGAACCGGTCTACTATCCGGTGAAAGGAAAGGCTGGTGAGTCCGGGGAGATTACCCCGGCACCGGAGACCGGGAGACCCGCTTTGATAAACCTGCCCCGGAATCATTCCCAGGACGAAGAGATTCCTGTCAAGCGCAGCAGGAAACTTGCCACCTGGCATAAGGGTGGGCAGGGTTATAACGCTGAGCCGGCCCCGGCCCCGTCACCCCCAAAAAAGAGCGCGCCGGTAAAAACGGATAAAAAAGCCGATGAAACACAGACCGTGGCCCGGATTTCCCCAAAGGTTGTAAAATCAAAAAGCCGCACAGGGGAAAAAACAGATACAAGGCCCAAGGAAACCAAACCTGATACGGTCAAGGCGCCTGCATCGGCCCATGATGAATATACAATTCAGATTGCGTCATATAAAAATTTGAATGATGCCCTGGCCCAGATGGTTCGTTTAGATAAAAAGGGAATTGTCTCCTACCGGGCCAGTGTAAAGATCAACGGGAAGACCTGGTACCGGGTCAGGACGGGGGCTTTCTCCGATTACAACGCCGCAAAGGCCGGTCTTGCAAAGCTTGCCGGGGCAGGTGTCGGCGGCATGGTCGTTAAAAAGGAATAA
- the gatC gene encoding Asp-tRNA(Asn)/Glu-tRNA(Gln) amidotransferase subunit GatC has protein sequence MKISQQEVEKMAHLARLDVDDELKETLAEQLSDILDYIDALKDVDVEGVTPASGAAFMNNVLREDEEKPSPGPDVTLANAPERDQDFYVVPRVVT, from the coding sequence ATGAAAATATCACAGCAGGAAGTGGAAAAAATGGCCCATCTGGCCCGGCTGGATGTGGATGATGAACTCAAGGAGACCCTGGCAGAGCAGCTCAGTGATATCCTGGATTATATTGATGCCCTCAAAGACGTGGACGTTGAAGGGGTGACACCGGCATCCGGGGCTGCATTTATGAATAATGTGCTCAGAGAAGACGAAGAAAAACCGTCACCGGGTCCGGATGTGACCCTGGCCAATGCGCCGGAACGTGACCAGGACTTCTATGTGGTGCCAAGGGTGGTGACGTAA
- the gatA gene encoding Asp-tRNA(Asn)/Glu-tRNA(Gln) amidotransferase subunit GatA, whose protein sequence is MNLHTLTIAQAQDLLAKKEISSVELTRAFLDRIDKYDNAVSAFITVEPALALEQAEQADRMIAKGESQAFTGIPVALKDVLCTKGVKTTCASKILENFVPRYDATVVEKFKAQNAVLIGKANMDEFAMGSSTENSAFFATRNPWNTDHVPGGSSGGSAAAVAAQFCAGAVGTDTGGSIRQPASHCGVVGLKPTYGRVSRFGVVAYASSLDQVGPITRDVTDTAMMLNLMGGHDPKDSTSAPEPMSDFTKGIEMFKEKGLAGMTAGIPKEFSTLKGIDPQVAAMFEKAQRTLEDLGVTIKEISLPHTNYVVAAYYIIAPCEASANLARFDGVRYGVRDMESDDLIEMYKKTKSRGFGAEVQRRIIIGTYSLSSGYYDAYYGRASQVRALIMDDFKRAFDECDIILSPVAPTPAFKIGENVADPLNMYLSDIFTLSCNMAGVPGISVPAGISDTGLPMGLQMMARHFDEMSLIRAGYGFEQAVNHGVVLPEL, encoded by the coding sequence ATGAATCTGCATACCCTGACCATTGCCCAGGCCCAGGATCTCCTGGCCAAAAAGGAAATATCTTCTGTTGAACTGACACGGGCGTTCCTTGACCGAATTGATAAATATGACAACGCTGTTTCGGCGTTTATCACCGTTGAACCGGCGCTTGCCCTGGAACAGGCCGAACAGGCTGACCGGATGATTGCCAAGGGCGAAAGCCAGGCCTTTACCGGAATCCCTGTGGCCCTGAAAGACGTGTTATGTACAAAGGGCGTAAAAACCACCTGCGCATCCAAAATTCTTGAAAATTTCGTACCCCGGTACGACGCCACGGTAGTGGAGAAGTTTAAAGCCCAGAATGCCGTACTCATCGGTAAAGCCAATATGGATGAATTTGCCATGGGCTCTTCCACGGAAAACTCCGCCTTTTTTGCCACCCGCAATCCCTGGAATACAGACCATGTGCCCGGTGGTTCCTCTGGTGGCTCCGCTGCTGCCGTAGCGGCCCAGTTTTGTGCCGGGGCCGTGGGTACGGACACCGGCGGCTCCATCCGTCAGCCCGCTTCCCATTGCGGTGTGGTCGGTCTTAAACCCACCTATGGCCGGGTGTCCCGGTTTGGTGTGGTGGCCTATGCCTCGTCCCTGGACCAGGTGGGGCCCATTACCCGGGATGTGACGGACACGGCCATGATGCTCAATCTCATGGGCGGCCATGATCCCAAAGACTCCACCAGCGCCCCGGAACCGATGTCCGATTTTACAAAGGGCATTGAGATGTTCAAGGAGAAGGGCTTGGCCGGCATGACGGCAGGTATTCCCAAGGAATTTTCAACGCTTAAGGGCATTGATCCCCAGGTGGCGGCCATGTTTGAAAAGGCCCAAAGGACCCTGGAGGATCTGGGTGTTACCATTAAAGAGATCTCGTTGCCCCATACCAACTATGTGGTGGCGGCCTACTACATTATTGCACCCTGTGAAGCCAGCGCCAACCTGGCCCGGTTCGACGGGGTAAGATACGGGGTAAGGGACATGGAGTCCGACGATCTCATTGAGATGTACAAAAAAACCAAGTCCAGAGGATTCGGGGCCGAAGTCCAGCGCCGGATCATTATCGGGACCTATTCGTTGTCTTCGGGGTATTATGATGCCTATTACGGCCGGGCCTCCCAGGTCCGGGCCCTGATCATGGATGATTTTAAACGGGCCTTTGATGAATGCGATATTATTCTGTCTCCTGTGGCACCGACCCCTGCCTTTAAAATCGGTGAAAACGTGGCGGATCCTTTGAATATGTATTTAAGCGATATCTTTACCCTCTCCTGCAATATGGCCGGTGTCCCCGGAATTTCCGTGCCCGCAGGTATATCTGATACCGGACTTCCCATGGGGCTTCAGATGATGGCCCGGCATTTTGATGAGATGTCTTTGATCCGTGCGGGATACGGCTTTGAACAGGCTGTGAACCACGGGGTTGTATTGCCTGAATTGTAA
- the mutL gene encoding DNA mismatch repair endonuclease MutL, which translates to MSRIRILPDILSNQIAAGEVVQRPVSAVKELVENAMDAGADRIIVEIEKGGKSLIRVSDNGCGLSRDEAVLAVERYATSKIYTKDDLFSISTFGFRGEALPAIASVSKFSLVSRTADNATGTRVDLDGGKLSGVTDTGAPVGTMVEVKRLFFNTPARRKFLKSENTESGHIADALAGLAMGNPTVGFRLVVNRRAVKSYPPGQTLFQRAQMVLGKDVADQLYEIEWPKADDGECKDASGLKLHGVCANPGVTRSTANRIYLFVNQRLVYDRGLISAMFQGYRGRIMKGRYPVGAVCVTLPCDQVDVNVHPAKREIKFITPGPVYQALGLAVADALTQGQGDQFSYARAVMPGKKEAPTPVQASLESASLPETKVTSNLFAGVSTPVQPAPVYNAPDSSPEAFQAAEPRDGSWVAEPEAERPAHSPLGDHGGQYSDPAVPIPLSKPASLQPEHAEVRVVGQVLNIYIVVEKEGHLILVDQHAAHERIVFEQLLNRHKHMGVQSQSLAVPEVLELSHKEAVVLEAILTDLADLGIRVEPFGGTSFVIKAVPVLVEEKNVGAMVVEMVEQISRADGTGLKDDWLDDALATMACHRSVRGGQSMSSREMTALVAQLFACENPMHCPHGRPVFVSFDARSLEKLFKRLV; encoded by the coding sequence ATGAGCCGAATCCGCATCCTTCCTGATATCCTGTCCAACCAGATAGCGGCAGGCGAAGTGGTTCAACGGCCGGTGTCCGCAGTGAAGGAACTGGTGGAAAATGCCATGGATGCCGGCGCCGACAGGATTATCGTGGAGATTGAAAAGGGCGGAAAATCCTTGATCCGGGTGTCCGACAACGGGTGCGGGCTTTCCCGGGATGAGGCGGTGCTGGCCGTGGAACGGTATGCCACATCCAAAATTTACACCAAAGACGACCTGTTTTCCATCTCCACCTTCGGGTTCAGGGGCGAGGCCCTGCCTGCCATTGCCTCCGTATCAAAATTCAGCCTTGTCTCCCGGACCGCGGATAACGCCACCGGCACCCGGGTGGATCTGGACGGCGGCAAGCTTTCCGGTGTGACGGACACCGGCGCACCTGTGGGCACCATGGTGGAAGTCAAACGATTGTTCTTTAACACCCCGGCCCGCAGAAAATTTTTAAAAAGCGAAAATACCGAATCCGGTCACATTGCCGATGCATTGGCAGGCCTTGCCATGGGAAATCCCACGGTGGGGTTCCGCCTTGTGGTCAACCGCAGGGCCGTGAAGAGCTATCCCCCCGGCCAGACCCTTTTCCAGCGGGCCCAGATGGTGCTGGGTAAGGACGTGGCCGATCAGCTGTACGAAATTGAATGGCCAAAAGCCGATGACGGCGAATGCAAGGATGCATCGGGCCTTAAACTCCATGGCGTATGCGCCAATCCCGGCGTCACCCGCAGTACGGCCAATCGAATTTACCTGTTCGTCAATCAGCGTCTTGTGTATGACCGGGGTCTGATCTCGGCCATGTTTCAAGGGTATCGGGGCAGGATCATGAAAGGGCGGTATCCTGTGGGCGCGGTGTGTGTGACATTGCCCTGCGATCAGGTGGATGTCAACGTGCACCCGGCCAAGCGTGAAATTAAATTCATTACCCCGGGCCCCGTCTACCAGGCCTTGGGCCTTGCAGTCGCAGACGCTTTGACCCAGGGGCAGGGTGATCAATTTTCCTATGCCAGGGCAGTTATGCCGGGGAAAAAAGAGGCCCCGACGCCGGTTCAGGCGTCACTGGAATCTGCTTCCCTGCCCGAAACAAAAGTTACCTCCAATTTGTTTGCGGGTGTTTCCACCCCGGTGCAACCGGCACCTGTTTACAACGCGCCCGATTCTTCCCCTGAGGCCTTTCAGGCCGCCGAACCCCGGGATGGGTCCTGGGTTGCTGAGCCGGAGGCTGAACGGCCCGCCCACTCTCCTTTGGGGGACCATGGAGGTCAATATTCAGATCCGGCCGTTCCAATACCTTTGTCAAAACCAGCATCACTTCAGCCCGAACACGCCGAGGTTCGGGTGGTCGGGCAGGTGCTCAACATCTATATTGTGGTGGAAAAAGAGGGGCACCTGATACTGGTTGACCAGCATGCCGCCCATGAGCGGATTGTCTTTGAGCAGCTGTTAAACCGCCACAAGCATATGGGTGTCCAAAGCCAGTCCCTGGCCGTTCCCGAAGTCCTGGAACTGAGCCATAAAGAGGCCGTAGTCCTTGAAGCCATACTAACTGACCTGGCCGATCTGGGCATCCGGGTGGAGCCCTTTGGCGGGACTTCCTTTGTGATAAAAGCGGTGCCGGTGCTGGTGGAGGAAAAAAATGTAGGCGCCATGGTGGTGGAGATGGTTGAACAAATCAGCCGTGCCGACGGTACGGGCCTTAAAGATGACTGGCTTGATGACGCCCTGGCCACCATGGCCTGCCATCGGTCCGTGCGGGGCGGGCAGTCCATGTCATCCCGGGAGATGACGGCGCTTGTGGCGCAGTTGTTTGCCTGTGAAAACCCCATGCACTGCCCCCATGGCCGTCCCGTTTTTGTATCCTTTGATGCCCGCAGTCTTGAAAAGCTGTTTAAAAGACTTGTGTGA
- a CDS encoding FG-GAP-like repeat-containing protein, translating into MQTIFACKAAIAVLAFFVVGAAPVNGLCSDVKTVAVIPFEMNSSQDLGFLQNGLFSMLSSRLSDARKVDVLDRETVDKALAKAKADGLVKGSLNEGIARNIGAVMGVDYVLFGSLTHFGESLSLDASMVDVTGQKETLSFFEQSNAMGDVIPLVNSFAGDINMKVFNRNIDNKLYARPQEPNPSLGGLQYAGAPNLYGGGMTAMQASQGFTTHSKVKEVIRAMATGDLNKDGRVQVVTATDSSLQISHLEGTMLAQEAHLDYASYLRIIGLDVADINGNGYPEVFVTAMTINRETLSSFVVEYNGSSYTTIQEGMSYYFRVIDSLDGNPVLYAQEKGRGPYEGKIHIMTPANDSYQEEKAIRMPTGTSVLSLNRGPVREDNGIEFLSINKHHRLVLINDAGSNEWESTEKYGKTNNYWLTGDRGSDSTYREREYLNPRIKFHPAGEDQKDKVFLITNNEIGGGAFGRIKRFKEGRVEVMSWNGIALAPVFQTVPLQGWVSDFDIADIDNDGVDELVISVVTRSKVAILAKDQTSNIISYKLK; encoded by the coding sequence ATGCAAACTATTTTTGCTTGCAAGGCGGCAATTGCTGTATTGGCTTTTTTTGTTGTCGGGGCAGCGCCCGTTAACGGATTGTGCAGTGACGTAAAAACCGTGGCTGTCATCCCCTTTGAAATGAATTCCTCCCAGGATCTTGGTTTTCTTCAGAACGGACTGTTCTCAATGCTTTCCTCAAGGCTTTCCGATGCCAGGAAGGTGGATGTTCTGGATCGGGAAACCGTGGATAAAGCCCTGGCCAAGGCCAAGGCCGACGGATTAGTTAAAGGCAGCCTTAATGAGGGAATCGCCCGGAATATAGGTGCTGTGATGGGGGTGGACTACGTCCTTTTCGGCAGCCTGACCCATTTCGGGGAAAGCCTTAGTTTGGATGCTTCCATGGTGGATGTAACCGGCCAGAAGGAAACCCTTTCCTTTTTTGAACAAAGCAACGCCATGGGCGATGTGATCCCCCTGGTGAACTCCTTTGCCGGTGATATCAACATGAAGGTGTTTAACCGCAATATTGATAACAAGCTCTATGCCCGGCCCCAGGAACCCAATCCAAGCCTTGGGGGGTTGCAGTACGCAGGCGCCCCCAATCTTTACGGCGGCGGCATGACGGCCATGCAGGCAAGCCAGGGATTTACCACCCACTCAAAGGTGAAAGAGGTGATCCGGGCCATGGCCACCGGCGATTTGAACAAAGACGGCCGTGTCCAGGTGGTTACGGCAACGGATTCTTCCCTTCAGATTTCCCATCTTGAAGGGACCATGCTTGCCCAAGAGGCCCATCTGGATTACGCATCCTATTTAAGGATTATCGGGCTGGATGTGGCGGACATCAACGGTAACGGGTATCCGGAAGTTTTTGTCACCGCCATGACCATCAACCGGGAGACCCTCTCCTCATTTGTGGTGGAATATAATGGATCATCCTACACAACGATTCAGGAGGGCATGTCCTATTATTTCCGTGTGATTGATTCTCTGGACGGCAATCCCGTGCTCTACGCCCAGGAAAAAGGCCGGGGGCCGTATGAGGGCAAAATTCACATTATGACCCCGGCCAACGACTCCTACCAGGAGGAAAAGGCCATCCGTATGCCCACGGGGACATCCGTGCTTTCCCTGAACCGGGGACCGGTCCGGGAGGACAACGGCATTGAGTTTCTGAGCATTAACAAACACCATCGCCTGGTGCTCATCAACGATGCCGGGTCAAATGAATGGGAAAGTACGGAAAAATACGGAAAAACCAATAACTATTGGCTTACAGGTGACCGGGGTTCAGATTCAACTTACCGGGAACGGGAGTACTTGAATCCCAGAATTAAATTTCATCCCGCGGGAGAGGATCAGAAAGACAAAGTGTTCCTGATTACGAATAATGAGATCGGCGGCGGTGCCTTCGGCCGGATTAAACGGTTCAAGGAGGGGCGTGTTGAAGTCATGTCCTGGAACGGTATTGCCCTGGCACCGGTATTTCAGACCGTTCCCCTGCAGGGCTGGGTATCTGATTTTGACATTGCGGACATAGACAATGACGGGGTGGACGAGCTGGTGATCTCCGTTGTGACCCGGTCAAAAGTCGCCATTCTTGCCAAAGATCAAACCTCCAACATTATTTCCTATAAATTGAAATAA